Proteins encoded in a region of the Syntrophorhabdales bacterium genome:
- a CDS encoding flavodoxin family protein: MKAIAINGSPRSGGNTEILLKKVLEPLEAAGWSTEYLQIGGKPVRGCTACLKCFEKQNGRCSIERDDMNKYLEKIYAADAVILGSPTFFADVTPELKALIDRAGFVALANGGMLRGKIGAAVVAVRRGGATHVFDTINHMFFLSSMIVPGSIYWNFGIGRDKGEVLGDDEAMRNMNHLGQAIAWLGHAIASAPGAFPIPPYNVELPREGNST, encoded by the coding sequence GTGAAAGCTATAGCTATAAATGGAAGCCCCAGGTCGGGCGGCAATACGGAGATCCTGCTCAAAAAGGTGCTTGAACCACTTGAAGCTGCCGGCTGGAGCACGGAGTACTTGCAGATTGGGGGAAAACCGGTGCGGGGTTGCACGGCCTGCCTCAAGTGCTTCGAGAAGCAGAACGGACGGTGCAGCATCGAGAGAGATGATATGAACAAGTACCTGGAAAAGATCTACGCGGCTGATGCTGTGATTCTCGGTTCCCCGACCTTCTTCGCAGACGTCACCCCCGAGTTGAAAGCCCTAATCGATCGAGCCGGCTTTGTGGCGTTGGCTAACGGCGGGATGCTCAGGGGAAAGATCGGGGCCGCTGTGGTGGCAGTCCGGCGCGGTGGCGCAACCCACGTGTTCGATACCATCAATCACATGTTCTTTCTGTCTTCCATGATTGTACCCGGATCCATCTACTGGAACTTCGGGATTGGACGCGATAAAGGCGAGGTGCTTGGCGACGATGAGGCCATGCGGAATATGAACCATCTCGGGCAAGCTATTGCATGGCTCGGTCATGCCATAGCCTCTGCCCCCGGTGCTTTCCCTATCCCTCCCTATAATGTGGAGTTGCCGCGTGAGGGAAACTCCACATAG
- a CDS encoding aldo/keto reductase yields the protein MSRESTNQHQIIPHRKLGRSLEVSALGLGCMDFAWAYGPSTEVQHAVKVIRAAYERGVTFFDTAEVYGPFLSEEMVGEALAPIRDHVVIATKFGFEVDPATKQRRGLNSRPDYIKRVADACLKRLRTDRIDLFYQHRVDPNVPIEDVAGAVKNLIAEGKVRHFGLSEAGGATIRRAHAVLPVTAVQNEYSLWTRDPEHEVLPTCEELGIGFVAWSPLGMGYLTGTVSPSTAFDPTSDLRVMFPRFSAEARRANRAVVELLQSVGRRKDATPAQIELAWLLARKPWIVPIPGTTKLKHLEENLGALKVQLSAEDMREIAEGFARIHVQGARAPEEIGKLHDVGANIGTSSAGGHGMSPLPPRPA from the coding sequence ATGAGTAGAGAATCTACCAACCAACACCAAATAATTCCACACCGCAAGCTTGGCCGCTCATTGGAGGTTTCTGCGCTCGGACTCGGCTGCATGGACTTCGCCTGGGCTTACGGCCCCTCCACAGAGGTGCAGCACGCGGTGAAGGTAATCCGGGCGGCGTATGAACGCGGGGTTACGTTCTTCGATACCGCCGAAGTCTACGGGCCATTTCTCAGTGAGGAAATGGTTGGGGAAGCATTGGCGCCGATTCGTGATCACGTGGTCATCGCAACGAAGTTCGGGTTTGAAGTCGACCCGGCGACGAAACAGCGTCGCGGCCTGAACAGTCGACCCGACTACATCAAGCGCGTCGCGGATGCCTGCCTCAAGCGTCTCAGGACCGACAGGATTGACCTCTTCTATCAACATCGTGTCGATCCCAACGTCCCGATTGAGGACGTCGCGGGAGCGGTAAAGAACCTGATCGCGGAAGGGAAGGTGCGACACTTTGGTCTTTCTGAGGCGGGAGGCGCAACTATTCGCCGCGCTCATGCGGTGCTCCCGGTGACCGCGGTGCAGAACGAATACTCGCTCTGGACGCGCGATCCTGAACACGAGGTTCTGCCGACCTGTGAGGAACTCGGGATCGGTTTCGTGGCGTGGAGCCCGCTGGGAATGGGCTACCTGACCGGCACCGTCAGCCCGTCGACGGCCTTCGATCCCACGTCAGACCTGAGAGTGATGTTCCCCCGTTTTTCAGCTGAGGCGCGCCGCGCGAACAGGGCCGTCGTTGAGCTGCTTCAGAGCGTGGGTCGCCGGAAAGACGCAACGCCTGCCCAGATTGAGCTCGCCTGGCTGCTCGCCCGGAAGCCCTGGATCGTTCCAATCCCTGGTACTACAAAGCTGAAGCACCTCGAAGAGAATCTCGGGGCGCTCAAGGTCCAGCTGAGCGCGGAGGACATGAGAGAGATCGCCGAGGGGTTCGCACGGATCCACGTGCAGGGCGCTCGGGCACCGGAGGAGATAGGCAAGCTTCATGACGTGGGTGCCAATATCGGAACAAGCTCGGCTGGCGGGCACGGCATGTCTCCCTTGCCTCCAAGGCCAGCTTAG
- a CDS encoding aldo/keto reductase: EEIVGEALAPFRKQVVIATKFGFDLDAEIVGAPSLNSRPEHIKKVAEASLKRLRTYVIDLFYQHRVDPNVPIEDVAEAVKDLIKQGKVKHFGLSEAGAKTIRRAHAVQPVPAVQSEYSVWTRDPEAEVLPTCEELGIGFVPWSPLGQGFLTGKMDANMKFDSVTDLRSVFPRFTPEARKANMGIVDLLRAIAKRKKATPAQIALAWLLAKKPWVVPIPGTTKLEHLDDNLGTLSVELTSDDLREIDSVTSKIKVEGIRLPEEHMNLIDR; the protein is encoded by the coding sequence GAAGAAATCGTCGGTGAAGCTCTTGCCCCCTTCCGTAAGCAGGTGGTGATTGCCACCAAGTTCGGGTTCGACCTTGATGCTGAAATTGTGGGCGCCCCCAGCCTCAACAGTCGACCGGAGCACATCAAAAAAGTTGCAGAGGCCTCGCTCAAACGACTCAGGACTTATGTCATCGATCTGTTCTATCAGCACCGCGTCGACCCGAACGTGCCGATCGAAGACGTGGCAGAGGCGGTTAAAGACCTGATCAAGCAAGGCAAGGTAAAACACTTCGGCCTTTCGGAAGCAGGCGCAAAGACAATCCGCCGCGCGCATGCCGTGCAGCCTGTCCCGGCCGTTCAGAGTGAATATTCAGTATGGACGAGAGACCCGGAGGCGGAAGTGCTGCCCACCTGCGAAGAGCTCGGGATTGGTTTCGTTCCCTGGAGCCCCCTTGGCCAAGGATTCCTTACAGGAAAGATGGACGCAAACATGAAATTTGACAGTGTTACCGACCTTCGGTCCGTTTTTCCGCGCTTCACACCTGAAGCCCGAAAAGCCAACATGGGAATAGTCGATCTGCTTCGAGCTATTGCAAAACGGAAGAAAGCGACACCGGCGCAGATTGCCCTTGCATGGCTGCTTGCCAAGAAACCGTGGGTCGTCCCCATTCCTGGGACAACGAAACTGGAACACCTGGATGATAATCTCGGGACGCTTTCAGTTGAACTTACATCCGATGATCTCCGAGAGATTGATAGCGTGACCTCAAAGATAAAGGTGGAAGGGATTCGGCTCCCGGAAGAACATATGAACCTGATAGACCGTTGA
- a CDS encoding flavodoxin: protein MKKNRMKKAAYVLLGGVVMMMMSTVSAKDSEKVLIAYFSRAGENYNVGYLKVGNTAVMAGYIHERLSGSDIFKIEPVVPYPDKYDECTEVAKKEQREDARPGVKTHIADINKYDVIYIGYPIWWGTMPQMMFTFLEEYNLGGKTIVPFCTHEGSGFGRSVNDLKKKCPKSKFLDGLAVRGSDVKKAQKEVNAWIDKTMKAVK, encoded by the coding sequence ATGAAGAAGAACCGTATGAAAAAAGCGGCCTATGTGCTGCTGGGAGGAGTAGTAATGATGATGATGAGCACTGTATCTGCAAAGGATTCTGAAAAAGTTCTGATTGCGTATTTTTCGCGGGCCGGAGAAAATTACAACGTCGGATATCTGAAAGTAGGCAATACTGCAGTCATGGCAGGATACATCCACGAACGGCTGTCGGGCTCAGATATTTTTAAGATTGAGCCGGTTGTTCCGTACCCTGATAAGTATGATGAATGCACGGAGGTTGCAAAGAAAGAGCAGCGCGAAGATGCCCGCCCGGGAGTTAAGACGCATATTGCAGATATCAATAAGTACGATGTCATATATATTGGATACCCGATCTGGTGGGGAACGATGCCGCAGATGATGTTCACATTCCTTGAGGAATACAACTTAGGCGGCAAGACGATCGTTCCATTCTGCACGCATGAGGGAAGCGGCTTCGGCCGTAGCGTCAATGACCTCAAGAAGAAATGCCCTAAGTCGAAGTTCCTCGACGGGTTGGCGGTGCGCGGATCGGATGTAAAGAAGGCACAGAAAGAAGTCAATGCCTGGATTGACAAGACAATGAAAGCGGTTAAGTAG